TCTACGTCACCTGCGCCTTGTTCGTCTTCCTGGTTCTTGGGCTGGTCGCGTACTGGTCCGGGTTCTCGCTATGGCGTTTCCTCGTATTCATCCGGCACGAGTTGTTGCTGGTGCTGGGCACGTCCTCGTCGGAATCGGCTTTGCCGCGCATGCTCGTGCGTCTGGAGCAGGCGGGCTGCGCCCGGTCGGTCGTGGGCCTGGTTCTGCCGACCGGCTATTCCTTCAACCTGGACGGGACCTGCATCTACCTGACCATGGCGGCCTTGTTCATCGCACAGGCCCTGGGTATCGAGTTGTCGCTGCGCGAGGAGCTGACCCTGCTCGCCGTCCTGCTGCTGACCTCCAAGGGCGCCGCCGGGGTGACTGGCTCCGGCTTCATCACCCTTGCCGCCACGCTCGGGGCGTTGGGTGGCAAGGTGCCCGTGGAGGGCGTGGCCCTGGTGCTCGGTGTCGACCGGTTCCTGTCGGAGGCGCGGGCGATCACCAATCTCATCGGCAATGGCGTCGCGACGATGGTCGTGGCCAAGTGGGAGGGGCTGCGGGATGACGACCGGATGCGCGAAGCCTTCGCGCGAGGGCCGGATGACAGCGTCGACACCGGCGTCCCGGCGAGCGCCTAGCGACGGCCTTGCCAGCATTGGCCGCCCCTGGCGCCGGATGACCATAGCTCGCGCCTTGCTCGGGTCTCCCCCTGGCGCGTACCGGCGTTGACGCCTTGAAAACACCTGATCCGTAACGATTTCGTCCCGACGGCACCGAATCGGCTATCCTCGGCGCCCTTTTCCGCGGCAGTGCGCTGCCGCTTCCCTTCAGGGCCGTCCGGGCCGAGCGAGAATTCCATGCAGATTGCTGATCGTTGCGTTGCGTCGTTCCACTACACCCTGACCGATGCGGAGGGTCGTACGATTGACTCTTCGGCCGGCGGCGATCCGCTGAGCTACCTGCATGGCGCCGGCAATATCGTGCCGGGCCTGGAGAAGCAGATGACCGGCAAGTCGGCCGGCGACAAGTTCGACGTCGTCGTTTCGCCGGAAGAAGGCTACGGCGTGCGTCACGATGAGTGGGTACAGGTGGTTCCGCGCGGCGCGTTCCAGGGCGTGACGACGATCGAGCCGGGAATGCAGTTCCAGGCCCATGGACCGCAGGGCCCGATGTCGGTGACGGTCGTTGCCGTGACGGACGACAACATCACGGTCGACGCGAACCATCCGCTGGCGGGCGTGGCGCTGCACTTTGCCATCGAGGTGGTCGAGGTGCGTGAAGCCAGCGCCGAGGAAGTGACGCACGGCCACGTGCACGGCCCGGGTGGCCACGCGCACTGAGCGAGTTGACCCGCGTGATGGGTTTTCCGGCGTCCGGCGCAGGTCGCGCCGGGCATTGGAGCGACCAGGGACCGATGGGCAGGGCGGTACCTGGTTCGCGCGCTGTTGCTACTTTCAGGGTGTCGCAGAACGAAACCGGAGATCAGGCATGACGACCGCGTACGATTTCACCGCGACCACGCTCGAAGGCGAAGAGCGTTCGCTCAAAGACTACAAAGGCAAGGCGTTGCTCATCGTCAACGTCGCGTCCAAGTGTGGGTTCACGCCGCAATACAAGGGGCTGGAAGCATTGCACCGGAAATACCAGGACAAGGGACTGGTTGTCCTGGGCTTTCCCTGCGATCAGTTCGGCCACCAGGAGCCGGGCGATGCGGACGAAATCCGCAATTTCTGCTCGCTCAACTATGACGTGAGCTTTCCGTTGTTCGCCAAGATCGACGTCAACGGGGAAAAGGCGCATCCGCTGTACCGGTGGCTCAAGGGTGAGAAGCCCGGCTTCCTCGGTACCGAGGGGATCAAGTGGAATTTCACCAAGTTCCTGGTGGGGCGCGACGGCAAGGTGATCGACCGCTTTGGTTCGGCCGATTCGCCAGAGAAAATCGAAAAGGATGTTGCGGCCGCGTTGTGAGTCCCGGCGCCACGCCCGTGCAAGGGCTGCCTCCGTGCGGCCATTATTTTGCGGCCGAAAGCACTCCCGCTCGCAGGAAGGCGGCCCTGAGGCCGCCTTCCTGCGCGAGGGAGACGCCGGTTTCGCGGGCCGGCGGTGCGAGTCTTACGGTTCGAATCCGTCCTTGAAGATGGGGACCTCCTCCGAAATGATGGTGATCGGGCCGTTCATGGCGCCGTGGTTGCCGCAGTTGTAGTGCAGCGTGTCCGGCGCGTCATTGGGAACGATGAAGGTGATGTCCGTCTCGCCGGTCGCGCCGTTGTTGGTGACGCCGCTGTTGTAGCGGTTTCCGTTGCCGGTCGTGTTGATCGTATTGATATTGAACGGATGGAAGGCCGGAACGCCTGTCAGATCAAGCACATAGGTGCGTCCGCGGACGAGGGTCAACGGGGGGTCCGGCGTCCCGTCGATGCTCCAGCTGCTGAAGTCACCGGAAGCGACTGTCACGGAAAGGGTTTCGGTCGTGCCTGCCCAGGCCAGGGCAGGCCCCAGCAGGACGGCGCCGGCAACGGCGGCGATTTGGCGAATATGTGGCGAGCGCGCTGAAGTCATGGGTCCCTCGATGATGGTGGTTTTCCGGCGACAGCCGCCCCTGCCGGTGCGCCTGGCGGTCGTTCAATCGGCCATGCCCCCGAACGGATTCCGCCGCGGGCTGACCGGTGAGTGCGCGCAGAAGGGCATTGGGTTGTGCCCCGGACCCGTGCGTTTCCCGGCGGCGCCCGGCTCTCTGGCCTGCAGCCTGGGCGTGGCCGGGCCTGGCATGCGGCGCTTTCGCCGGCGCTGCGCATTTCGTAGCGCCGATCTGCTTGACGCGCCGTCAAGTACGTGATCTGCCGCGCCGGACAGATCGCGCGTTCCGCGACGACGGGATACTCCCGACACTAGCCCTTATCTGGCAACACCATTCAGGGGCTCCGATGACTGTTTCATACTGCATTGCCGGGTGCGCGTGTCCGCGTCCGCGGCGGCTACCGCCGTGGCGCCTCCTGCAAGCCGACCTCGGGGAACTGACGGTGGTCGGCCTGGCCGCGACCCGGTTCGTGCCGACGGGATTGCGTGGCCGCGTGCCCTGCGCCGCTCAGGCGTGAGGCGGTCATGGCGTTGGAAGACGTGCTCGCGGTTGACTTTCCGGCGGCATGGCGTAGCGTGCGCGATCCCCTTGCGTGCTCTTTGCCAGCCATGCCGCCGGATGAATTTGCTGACCTGTTGTCCGTCTATATGCGTCGGATCCGCGCCAGTGCGTCGGGTGTCGCCACGGAAATCGGCATGAGCCGGGAAGCGGTGAACAACTGGCGGCAGGGCCTATCCCTGCCCAACCGCAAACATCGGCACAAGCTCGTGGAATGCGCCAGATACCTGCGTCTGTCGGAGCAGGAAACCGACCGGCTGCTGGCGGCCGCCGGTTTCGAATCGCAGTATCCGATGGGGTCCCAATCGACCGGGCAGCCCTTTGGCGCGCATATCACTGGTCTGTTCGAACGCCTGAGCCGGATGGCGCCATACCCGATTCTCATGCTCCTCAGCCAGGCCCACTGGGGCCAGCCGCCATTCCGGGACACCTTGCTGGCCACGGCCCGCCGCGTCTATGGCGACAACGCGGTCTTGCATGTGCGCCCGCCGTACAGTGTCACGGCAGATGCCAAGGACTATTTCGAGGCGATCGGCAGCCAGTGCGGACTTGCCGGCGTGGATTCGGATTTCGCCTTCGAGGCGGCGCTGGAGCGGCGTCTGGCCTCTGGCGAGCGCCTGTTCTGCCTGGTGAGCCGGTTCGAGCAGGGCGACCCGGCGCTGCGCGAGGCGCTGGCCGGAATCCTGCGCAGCCTCAGCGAGATGTATAGCGGCCGCCTGCATCTGATGCTCTGTGGCGGCGACGCCCTGGCGGCGCTGAAGTACCAGAGTGGTGACCTGTCGCTGCTGAATATTGCCACTGTGGAATATTGGCCGGACCCGGGAAACGACGAACTGCTGGATCTGGCGCGCGTTCACCTGCCAGAAGGCATGGTCACCGCTGCACTGGCTGCGCGGTTGTCGAGCTTGTGCGGGGGGCATCCGGCCCTGATCGAGGAGGCGCTCGTCGCCCTGGCGCAGCAGCCGGCGATCGACGACGCGGCCTTGCTTGACCGCCTGTGTGCCAGCTCGCGCCTGTGGGAGGCCTTCGTGCCCCTGGTGGAAGATGAGCATGCCCGGCTGCGTGTGCGCGGCTGGCTGATGGAAGCACGCCTGGGACGTGCACAGCCTTACCTGCTCGATGCGACCCTGCGCCGCTTGTTCTGGGCCAACCTGCTGGCTGTACGCCAGGACGGCGGCGCCTGGCTGGAATGGCGCTGCGAGGCGGTGCGCCGCGCGGGGCGCAGTGTCATCGACGGATAGCGGCGCGTGAGGATTCCCGACGGCATTCTGCGCAAGGTGATCATCGTGCTGGTCACCGTAGTGATCGGCAGCATTCTGATCATTCCGAGCTGCTCGGAAAGGCTGCACGAGTGGAACAACGCCGACCACATCCAGAAGGCCTACCTGTCCAAGGGCTGGAGTGGCCTGCAGTACTGGAAGATGGTGACTGTCACCGAGTACGCCGATTCCGGGAAATGGCCGCGGGATCTCGCCGCGCTGGGGGATGACGGCGCTGATCCGGTATTTGCGTTCGCTGCACCGGATGAACTGGTGCTGGAAGCACGCGTCAAGCCGGGTGTCGACAAGCTCGAGTCCCTTGCCGGCAAGGCGCTCGTGTTTCGCTACGAGCCGCGCGCGCAGCAGTGGAAATGCGAACTGGGAACGCCGCCGTTGCCGGTCCACGTCCTGCCGTCCAACTGCGAAAACGTGGTGAAGGCGCTGGCCGAGTCCGGCGCCGAAGCGCCGCTGGCCGAGACCTCGGCAGCGATGCTGCGCCTCATCGCGATGTGCTGCATCGTGCTGGTGGGCCTGGGCGTCATCGTGCTGCTGCGGCACCCGGTCGTGGGGCCGGTACAGCGCAATCCGGGACGACTGGTGCGTACACCGGTGACCTTGTTACCGCGGATCGACAGTGGCCTGCGAATGCTGCGCCGGCGCGATGATGTCCTGGCAGCTGCCCGCGTGACGATGACGGACTGGGAAGAAGCCGTCCGCTACTCGGCCGCAGCAGCGGTGGACCGGGCACAGACCCTGGCACTGCGCGTCGGCGCACGCTGCACATCCAGCAACGGGTGGACATTGCCCGGTGAGGTGTTCGAGTGGCAGTTCTCCGCGGAACTGCCGGTGACGCTGGAACGCGCGCAGGTCTGGTTGCCACGTCGCGGCGTCGCGGGCGAGAACCTGGTGCGCTACCTGCGCCAGGTCCAGACAGGTCTGGATGTTCTCCTGGTGCTGTCGCCGGAATTGGAGTCTGAAGCCGCGCTGCGCGCCTATTGCCAGGATCGCGCCAACCTGTGCGTGCTGATCGACCTGGAAACGCAGACAGGCCTGCTGCTGCGCACCGACCCCTTGCGTGCCCTGATCCAGTCCATGGCGCAGCAGCTGCGCGCGACGCGTATTTCGCCGTACCAGACCCGGGGCGGTGTCTCGCGGCCGTCCTCGTTCTTCGGCCGCGAGGCCTTGCTGTCGCGCATCATCCACCGCGAGCCCGGCAACTATCTCGTGGTCGGTGGGCGCCAGCTGGGCAAGACCAGCCTGATGAAAGCGATCGAGCGGCGCCTGCGGGACCACCCGAAGCTGGCCTGCCTGTACATCTCGCTGCGTGATCACCGGCTGGCGCCGCGTCTGGCGACGCAATGTGGCCTGCCGGTCGACACGTCGCTGGATGCGGTCGTCGCGCACCTGTTGCGACAGCACCCTGGTCGGCGACTCCTGGTGATGATTGACGAAGCCGATCCCTTTTTCCGGCACGATGCCTGTCATCACTACGCGGAATTGTCGGCATTGCGGGCGATCAGCGAAGAAGGGCACTGTCACTTCCTGCTGGCGGGGTTCTGGGACCTCTACGCCGCCGCCGCGCTCGATTACCAGTCGCCGCTGCGCAATTTCGGCGAGGTCATCACCGTGGGTGGTCTGGAGCCGGAGGCCTGCCAGGAACTGGCCACCGTACCGTTGCACCTGCTCAACCTGCACTTCGCCGATTCGGGGTTGATCGGACGGATCATCCGGGCCAGTGGCTACCGCGCCAATCTCGTGGCGATCCTGTGCCAGGAGTGTCTGGAGGGCCTGCAGCAGGGCGAGCGCGTGATCCTGGAAGGTCATGTCGATCGGGCCATGCGCTCGCAGGCAACGCTCGACGCGTTGGCCGGCTGGGGACGATTGACCCACGAGGACGCCGCCTCCCGGCTGGACCGCATCATCGTGTACTACGTTGCCTTGAACGGCAGCGCGACCTTGTCGCAGATCGTCCTGCTGACTGGCACGCAAGGCGCGGATATCGATGTCGATACCCTTCGACGCGCATTCGCGCGACTGCAGCTGGCCTTCGTGCTGGCGCGCCAGGACGATACCTACCGTTTCGCCGTTCCACTCTTCCAGACGCAATTTGAGCCAGCGGAGTTGCCGGTCTATCTCGCCCAGGAACTCAAGGGCCTGTAGCGCCGGTGGATCCAGTGGCCGCGCTGGGTGATGATCGGCGTGTGGAAGCCGTACCTGACATCTTCGAATCGGAACTGGACCGCGCCGAGTTCAAGCGGCCGCATCGACGCGGGGTCGAGCTTTACCGGGCGCATATTGTCTGTCACGCGTTCGATCCGCATACCCATGGGGCCTACGGCATCGGCACCGTGGTCGAGGGCGTCGAGCGCTTCCGCTATCGCGGGGCGGACTACCTCGCCGCGCCAGGATCGCTGATTCTGATGAACCCGGACGTGCTGCATACGGGCCGGGCAGCGACCGATACGGGCTGGCGCTATCGCATGGTCTACCTGGACGAGGCGACGCTGCGCCTGATCACCGGCAGCGAGCCCTGGCATTTCGCCGAGCCGGTGGCGCGGGATGCGGATGCGGCTGTGCGTGTCAACGCGTTGCTCAAGGGTTTGTGGAACAGCAGCGAACCGCTGGCCATCGACAGCGCGCTGTACGAGGTCGTGCAGACGCTGCGGCCCCATGCGCGATCCGCTGAGCCGGAACTTTCCCGGCGGCGGGTGGACGCTGCGCTGGATCGCCCCGTCGAATTGATGCAGGCGCACCTGGACGAATCACTGACCCTGGAACGACTGGCTGCGGCGGCGGGCTTGAGTCCGTTCCATTTCCTGCGCCGTTTCAAGGCACATCATCACGCCACCCCGCAGCAGATGCTGATGGCGCTGCGCCTGCACCGGGCGAAGCTGAGGCTGGGGGAGGGCGTCGCGCCGGCCGAGGTGGCGCTGGAAGTCGGCCTGGTGGACCAGGCCCATCTGACGCGCCGTTTCGTGCGGATGTACGGCGTGACGCCGGCGCGGTACCAGCAACAGCTCGGAACGCGACCGCGGCGTTCGCGCTAGCGCCGTAGCGCGCCAGGTGACACCGCAATTTCGTACAAGATCGCGCCGATGGCGCCGGCCATGCTGGTGCCATGAACACGCGCATTCTCCAGGGTGGTTTCTTCGCGCTTTGCGCCGGCATCGTGTGGGGGCTGGTCTTTGCCGGTCCGCTGGTGCTGCCGGAGTATCCGGCCAGCCTGCTCAGTTTCGGCCGCTACCTCGCGTTCGGCATGATCGCTCTGCCGCTGGCGTTGTTCGACCGGGCCGGTCTGGCGCGCCTGCGACGCGACGACTGGATCGAGGCCCTCAAGCTCGCTGCCATCGGCAACATCGTGTATTACCTCTTCCTTGCCGGTGCCATCCAGTATGCCGGCGGCGCGTTGCCGTCCATGTTGCTGGGCACATTGCCCGTGGTGATTGCACTGGCTTCACGGGCCGATCGCACCGATGCCGCCGCATTGCCCTGGTCGCGCCTGCTGCCGTCGCTGGGCCTGATTGCCCTGGGAATTGCGCTGGTCAACCAGTCGGAAATGGCGACGGTCAGCGCCGCGGCCGATATGCGGCGCTACGCGATCGGTGGCGGACTCGCGCTCGCCGCCGTGGTCTGCTGGACATGGTATCCAATCCGCAACGCGCGCTGGCTGCGCGACCATCCGGATCACCACCCGCGCACCTGGGCGACAGCGCAGGGGCTGGCCACCTTGCCGCTCGCGCTGGTCGGTTACGCGGGCAACTGGCTTTACGCCAGCGGGTTTGATCCTGCATTCCCTATGCCATTGGGGCCGCAGCCGGGGCGCTTCCTGGTCGTCATGTTTGCCATCGGCCTGCTGGCATCGTGGCTGGGAGGCGTGTGCTGGAACGCCGCGAGCAAACGCCTGCCGACCGGCGTGGCGGGCCAGTTGATTGTGTTCGAGACGCTGGCGGCCCTGAGCTATGTCCACCTGCTGCGGGGGCAGTGGCCGCGCGGTGCGATGCTCGCGGGCGGGATGCTGCTGGTCCTGGGCGTGGTGCTGGCCGTATGGTCACCGCGCACCCGGCAGACTGTTCCGGCCTGAGCGGCGTTCTCAAAGGCAGCGAGATCGCGGAAAATGCCGAGGATGTCTTCCGCAGGTCGATCGCTCCCACCGCACAGTGGGACAAGGAGATGCGCCGATGTCGCCCAGTCGCGTGGAATGGATTGCCGCACTGCTGTTTGCGCTGGCGCTCCTGCATACGTTTTCCACCAAGGCCTTCCAGGCACTTGCACATCGGGGCCGACGTCACGCCGGGATGTGGCACCTGCTCGGCGAGGTCGAGGTGGTGTTTGGTTTCTGGGCGATCGTGCTGCTTCTGGTAATGGCGTTCTTCCAGGGAAGCAAGGCGGCCGTTGACTACGCCGAGTCGCGCCAGTACACCGAGCCGCTTTTTGTATTTGTGATCATGGTGGTGGCCGCGTCGCGCCCGGTGATCGCGTTTGTGCAGTCGCTGGTGGAGAAGCTGGCCCGCCTGGCTCCCGTGCGCGACGGTATCGCCCAATTGTGGCTGGCCCTGACCCTGGTTCCGCTGGCGGGGTCGCTGATCACAGAGCCCGCGGCAATGACCCTGGCCGCGATGATCCTGGTTCCCCTCATCTTCCGCGCCGATATTCCCGAACGGCCCAAATACGCGGTGCTCGGCGTGCTGTTCGTGAATGTCTCAATCGGCGGCACGCTGACGTCCTATGCCGCACCGCCGGTGCTGATGGTCGCTTCGGCCTGGCAGTGGGATACCGCGTTCATGGCGCGGACATTTGGCTGGAAGGCCGCGGTAGCCGTTCTCATCAATGCCACGCTCGTGACGGGCTTCGTGCGCCGTCATCTGCGGGACAGCACCGAGCAGCCGGTGGAATCGTCCGCGCCAGTGCCGCTGACGGTGAGCCTGATCCACCTGGCGTTCCTCGCTGCCATTGTCGCGTTCGCTCACCACCCGGTGATCTTCGTCTGGGTGTTCCTTTCCTTTCTGGGTTACGCGCAGGCCTACGAGCGGCACCAGAGCCCGCTGATTCTCAAGGAAAGCCTGCTCGTCGGGTTTTTCCTGGCGGGGTTGGTCGTACTGGGGGGAATGCAGCAGTGGTGGCTGCAGCCGATCGTTTCCTCGCTCTCGCCGCTGCTGCTCTTCTTCGGTGCGTTGGGATTGACGGCGATGACGGACAACGCGGCGCTGACCTATCTGGGCTCACTGATCAGCACCATCACCGAGCCCGCAAAGTACATGCTGGTCGCCGGTGCGGTGGCCGGCGGCGGGCTGACGATTATCGCCAATGCACCCAATCCGGCCGGTGTGGCTCTGGTGCGGCGCGGATTTGCGGACGAGTCCGTCGGCGCCCTGGAACTGCTGCTGGGGGCTTTGCCGCCGACCGCCGTCGCGGCGTTGCTGTTCCTGCTATAGCCACCCTGCAGGCAAGGACCACTTCG
This genomic stretch from Tahibacter amnicola harbors:
- a CDS encoding FKBP-type peptidyl-prolyl cis-trans isomerase; this encodes MQIADRCVASFHYTLTDAEGRTIDSSAGGDPLSYLHGAGNIVPGLEKQMTGKSAGDKFDVVVSPEEGYGVRHDEWVQVVPRGAFQGVTTIEPGMQFQAHGPQGPMSVTVVAVTDDNITVDANHPLAGVALHFAIEVVEVREASAEEVTHGHVHGPGGHAH
- a CDS encoding glutathione peroxidase codes for the protein MTTAYDFTATTLEGEERSLKDYKGKALLIVNVASKCGFTPQYKGLEALHRKYQDKGLVVLGFPCDQFGHQEPGDADEIRNFCSLNYDVSFPLFAKIDVNGEKAHPLYRWLKGEKPGFLGTEGIKWNFTKFLVGRDGKVIDRFGSADSPEKIEKDVAAAL
- a CDS encoding ATP-binding protein: MRIPDGILRKVIIVLVTVVIGSILIIPSCSERLHEWNNADHIQKAYLSKGWSGLQYWKMVTVTEYADSGKWPRDLAALGDDGADPVFAFAAPDELVLEARVKPGVDKLESLAGKALVFRYEPRAQQWKCELGTPPLPVHVLPSNCENVVKALAESGAEAPLAETSAAMLRLIAMCCIVLVGLGVIVLLRHPVVGPVQRNPGRLVRTPVTLLPRIDSGLRMLRRRDDVLAAARVTMTDWEEAVRYSAAAAVDRAQTLALRVGARCTSSNGWTLPGEVFEWQFSAELPVTLERAQVWLPRRGVAGENLVRYLRQVQTGLDVLLVLSPELESEAALRAYCQDRANLCVLIDLETQTGLLLRTDPLRALIQSMAQQLRATRISPYQTRGGVSRPSSFFGREALLSRIIHREPGNYLVVGGRQLGKTSLMKAIERRLRDHPKLACLYISLRDHRLAPRLATQCGLPVDTSLDAVVAHLLRQHPGRRLLVMIDEADPFFRHDACHHYAELSALRAISEEGHCHFLLAGFWDLYAAAALDYQSPLRNFGEVITVGGLEPEACQELATVPLHLLNLHFADSGLIGRIIRASGYRANLVAILCQECLEGLQQGERVILEGHVDRAMRSQATLDALAGWGRLTHEDAASRLDRIIVYYVALNGSATLSQIVLLTGTQGADIDVDTLRRAFARLQLAFVLARQDDTYRFAVPLFQTQFEPAELPVYLAQELKGL
- a CDS encoding AraC family transcriptional regulator; protein product: MDPVAALGDDRRVEAVPDIFESELDRAEFKRPHRRGVELYRAHIVCHAFDPHTHGAYGIGTVVEGVERFRYRGADYLAAPGSLILMNPDVLHTGRAATDTGWRYRMVYLDEATLRLITGSEPWHFAEPVARDADAAVRVNALLKGLWNSSEPLAIDSALYEVVQTLRPHARSAEPELSRRRVDAALDRPVELMQAHLDESLTLERLAAAAGLSPFHFLRRFKAHHHATPQQMLMALRLHRAKLRLGEGVAPAEVALEVGLVDQAHLTRRFVRMYGVTPARYQQQLGTRPRRSR
- a CDS encoding DMT family transporter, which encodes MNTRILQGGFFALCAGIVWGLVFAGPLVLPEYPASLLSFGRYLAFGMIALPLALFDRAGLARLRRDDWIEALKLAAIGNIVYYLFLAGAIQYAGGALPSMLLGTLPVVIALASRADRTDAAALPWSRLLPSLGLIALGIALVNQSEMATVSAAADMRRYAIGGGLALAAVVCWTWYPIRNARWLRDHPDHHPRTWATAQGLATLPLALVGYAGNWLYASGFDPAFPMPLGPQPGRFLVVMFAIGLLASWLGGVCWNAASKRLPTGVAGQLIVFETLAALSYVHLLRGQWPRGAMLAGGMLLVLGVVLAVWSPRTRQTVPA
- a CDS encoding putative Na+/H+ antiporter — translated: MSPSRVEWIAALLFALALLHTFSTKAFQALAHRGRRHAGMWHLLGEVEVVFGFWAIVLLLVMAFFQGSKAAVDYAESRQYTEPLFVFVIMVVAASRPVIAFVQSLVEKLARLAPVRDGIAQLWLALTLVPLAGSLITEPAAMTLAAMILVPLIFRADIPERPKYAVLGVLFVNVSIGGTLTSYAAPPVLMVASAWQWDTAFMARTFGWKAAVAVLINATLVTGFVRRHLRDSTEQPVESSAPVPLTVSLIHLAFLAAIVAFAHHPVIFVWVFLSFLGYAQAYERHQSPLILKESLLVGFFLAGLVVLGGMQQWWLQPIVSSLSPLLLFFGALGLTAMTDNAALTYLGSLISTITEPAKYMLVAGAVAGGGLTIIANAPNPAGVALVRRGFADESVGALELLLGALPPTAVAALLFLL